The Frondihabitans australicus genome includes a region encoding these proteins:
- a CDS encoding ABC transporter substrate-binding protein: MTRLRPRTALIAAAVTAVAVAAALTGCSSSSSNDAGTVTSGKLTIATGQPAYSPWVEGNKPQSGKGFESAVAYAVAEKMGYKKSDVVWTRSTFDSAIAPGAKDWDMNIQQFSITAQRKKAVDFSAPYYTTTQAVVTDAASKAASVTTLAQLKTFKVGVATGTTSLTVAQKELGTTPQVFNSNDDAVLALKSGQIDAIVTDLPTAFYIATSGQLKKGKVVGQFADDGSGDQFGIVLPKGSKLTAKATKAIDELKSDGELAALTKKWLSTAVDAPVLK, from the coding sequence GTGACCCGACTCCGCCCCCGCACCGCTCTCATCGCCGCGGCCGTGACCGCTGTCGCCGTCGCCGCGGCACTGACGGGCTGCTCGTCGTCGAGCAGCAACGACGCCGGCACCGTGACGAGCGGCAAGCTCACCATCGCGACCGGCCAGCCGGCGTACTCGCCCTGGGTCGAGGGCAACAAGCCGCAGTCGGGCAAGGGCTTCGAGTCGGCCGTCGCGTACGCCGTCGCCGAGAAGATGGGCTACAAGAAGAGCGACGTGGTCTGGACCCGCTCGACCTTCGACTCGGCCATCGCGCCGGGGGCGAAGGACTGGGACATGAACATCCAGCAGTTCTCGATCACCGCGCAGCGCAAGAAGGCCGTCGACTTCTCGGCGCCGTACTACACGACCACGCAGGCGGTCGTGACCGACGCCGCCTCCAAGGCCGCGAGCGTGACCACGCTCGCCCAGCTCAAGACCTTCAAGGTCGGCGTGGCCACGGGCACGACGAGCCTCACCGTCGCGCAGAAGGAGCTCGGCACCACGCCGCAGGTGTTCAACTCGAACGACGACGCCGTGCTCGCCCTGAAGTCCGGGCAGATCGACGCGATCGTCACCGACCTCCCGACCGCCTTCTACATCGCGACCTCCGGACAGCTGAAGAAGGGCAAGGTCGTCGGCCAGTTCGCCGACGACGGTTCCGGCGACCAGTTCGGCATCGTCCTGCCGAAGGGCTCCAAGCTCACCGCGAAGGCCACGAAGGCGATCGACGAGCTGAAGAGCGACGGCGAGCTGGCCGCCCTCACCAAGAAGTGGCTGTCGACGGCGGTCGACGCGCCCGTCCTGAAGTGA
- a CDS encoding adenosylhomocysteinase: MSAIETVRRFARATNLGVAGRRFRVAGDGADAEAVRRILLALGGVEVEPGERADTLWCTRSASRDELAAVAGVTPLVVVDAGAASPALDLDALGARTPARPGVLAVDGLPGVFVVPQAEESDEIDGDPTTRSHSVADARARIAWARRFMPVSARLAEWPDGPGLYGLRIALSMVLEPKTAVLALLLRDAGAVVDVYAHADETDDAVADALRDEGFDVFASSTATPLESRDLALSMLDRRPDLLIDDGSHVIRLAHELRPAVLDTMIGAAEETTSGLRPLRVMAARDELRLPVVAVNDALTKTFFDNRYGTGQSCVFAILDLAAMGPKRVRKRVAAGRTAVVAGFGPVGEGVAQALRASGLRVVVSEIDPVRALQASYAGYPVRPLLEAVTQADVVISATGVRDTISPDVLGACSDGALVAVAGGVDGEVAIDEAQAAGAATDLLAPNLDALALPDGPTVVVLGGAGCINITAGEGNPIEIMDLSFAGQLAAIRTLLDGAGRLDAGVHPVGAGWDARIADEALRAAGLSVGDDGDDDPGVVASAPAPALLDTRTTRFDDRTLA; encoded by the coding sequence GTGAGCGCGATCGAGACGGTGCGGCGATTCGCCCGGGCGACGAATCTCGGGGTGGCCGGGCGGCGGTTCCGGGTGGCGGGCGACGGTGCCGACGCCGAGGCCGTGCGCCGGATCCTGCTGGCCCTCGGCGGTGTCGAGGTCGAACCCGGCGAGCGCGCCGACACGCTCTGGTGCACGCGGTCCGCCTCCCGCGACGAGCTCGCGGCCGTCGCGGGCGTGACCCCGCTGGTCGTCGTGGACGCAGGAGCCGCGTCCCCCGCCCTCGACCTCGACGCCCTGGGCGCTCGCACTCCCGCCCGCCCCGGCGTCCTCGCCGTCGACGGCCTGCCGGGCGTCTTCGTGGTGCCGCAGGCGGAGGAGTCCGACGAGATCGACGGAGATCCGACCACCCGGTCACACAGTGTCGCCGATGCGCGGGCGCGGATCGCGTGGGCCCGTCGTTTCATGCCGGTCTCCGCCCGTCTTGCCGAGTGGCCCGACGGCCCCGGCCTCTACGGCCTCCGCATCGCGCTCAGCATGGTGCTCGAGCCGAAGACCGCCGTGCTCGCCCTTCTGCTGCGCGACGCCGGCGCCGTGGTCGACGTCTACGCCCACGCCGACGAGACCGACGACGCCGTCGCCGACGCCCTGCGCGACGAGGGCTTCGACGTGTTCGCGTCGAGCACCGCGACGCCGCTCGAGTCCCGCGACCTCGCGCTGAGCATGCTCGACCGGCGACCCGACCTGCTCATCGACGACGGATCGCACGTCATCCGCCTGGCGCACGAGCTGCGTCCAGCAGTGCTGGACACGATGATCGGCGCCGCCGAAGAGACCACCAGCGGCCTCCGCCCCCTGCGCGTCATGGCCGCGCGCGACGAGCTGCGCCTGCCCGTCGTCGCCGTCAACGACGCCCTCACCAAGACGTTCTTCGACAACCGGTACGGCACCGGCCAGTCGTGCGTGTTCGCGATCCTCGACCTGGCTGCCATGGGACCGAAGCGGGTGCGGAAGCGCGTCGCGGCCGGTCGCACGGCCGTCGTCGCAGGCTTCGGGCCGGTGGGCGAGGGCGTGGCGCAGGCCCTTCGTGCCAGCGGGCTGCGTGTCGTCGTGAGCGAGATCGACCCCGTGCGGGCCCTGCAGGCGAGCTACGCCGGCTACCCCGTGCGGCCGCTCCTCGAGGCCGTGACTCAGGCCGATGTCGTGATCTCGGCCACGGGGGTCCGCGACACGATCTCGCCCGACGTGCTGGGCGCGTGCTCCGACGGCGCGCTGGTGGCCGTCGCCGGCGGCGTCGACGGCGAGGTCGCGATCGACGAGGCCCAGGCCGCAGGAGCAGCGACAGACCTCCTCGCCCCGAACCTCGACGCGCTCGCCCTGCCCGACGGCCCCACCGTCGTCGTGCTGGGCGGCGCCGGGTGCATCAACATCACCGCCGGCGAAGGCAACCCGATCGAGATCATGGACCTCTCGTTCGCCGGGCAGCTCGCCGCGATCCGCACCCTGCTGGACGGCGCGGGCCGCCTCGACGCAGGCGTGCACCCCGTGGGCGCCGGGTGGGATGCCCGGATCGCCGACGAGGCGCTGCGAGCCGCCGGGCTGTCGGTCGGCGACGACGGTGACGACGACCCGGGAGTCGTCGCGTCGGCTCCTGCGCCCGCTCTTCTCGACACGCGGACCACCCGCTTCGACGACCGGACGCTCGCATGA
- a CDS encoding carbohydrate ABC transporter permease, which produces MTATPALGRTAAARTTSEVRSTKRFSPLSRGDGRRAWLFLAPFGVFYLAFLLGPTVWMLVSSFFNTSTVHAGLGSFAGFKNYGEMLTRSDFWSSMWHTLQFTIYTTPPLVILAFFFAVLTNRIRRGQWFFRLAFFLPYILPSATISLIWVFIFTPSSGLFASVQSALGMTPGAGVLASPNTAMIGVAVATVWWTLGFNFVLYLAGLQEIPRELYEAAAVDGATTWNQIRYITLPLLSRTTTLVILLQIVASLKIFDQVYLMTSGGPGISTQVALGLITNTGFTDDRIGAASAASVLLLIVIVAIAVIRQIIDTRLARKDA; this is translated from the coding sequence GTGACCGCCACACCCGCCCTGGGCCGGACAGCTGCCGCACGCACGACGTCCGAAGTCCGCTCCACCAAGCGCTTCTCGCCGCTGAGCCGCGGCGACGGGCGCCGAGCCTGGCTCTTCCTCGCGCCCTTCGGCGTCTTCTACCTGGCCTTCCTGCTCGGCCCGACCGTGTGGATGCTCGTCTCGAGCTTCTTCAACACGTCGACCGTCCACGCGGGCCTCGGCTCGTTCGCCGGATTCAAGAACTACGGCGAGATGCTCACGCGCTCCGACTTCTGGAGCTCGATGTGGCACACGCTGCAGTTCACGATCTACACGACCCCGCCCCTCGTGATCCTCGCGTTCTTCTTCGCAGTGCTCACCAACAGGATCCGGCGCGGCCAGTGGTTCTTCCGCCTCGCCTTCTTCCTGCCGTACATCCTGCCGTCGGCGACGATCTCGCTGATCTGGGTGTTCATCTTCACCCCCAGCTCGGGCCTGTTCGCCTCCGTGCAGTCGGCCCTCGGCATGACGCCCGGTGCGGGCGTCCTCGCCAGCCCGAACACGGCCATGATCGGCGTCGCCGTCGCGACCGTGTGGTGGACCCTCGGCTTCAACTTCGTGCTCTACCTCGCGGGTCTCCAGGAGATCCCGCGCGAGCTGTACGAGGCGGCCGCGGTCGACGGCGCGACGACGTGGAACCAGATCCGCTACATCACGCTGCCGCTGCTGAGCCGCACGACGACGCTGGTGATCCTGCTGCAGATCGTCGCCTCCCTGAAGATCTTCGACCAGGTCTACCTGATGACCTCCGGAGGCCCGGGCATCTCGACCCAGGTCGCCCTGGGCCTCATCACCAACACCGGCTTCACCGACGACCGCATCGGCGCGGCCTCGGCGGCCTCGGTGCTCCTGCTCATCGTCATCGTCGCGATCGCCGTCATCCGGCAGATCATCGACACGCGCCTCGCTCGGAAGGACGCCTAG
- a CDS encoding carbohydrate ABC transporter permease: MSTTTAPSRRKSPVSAAAPAAGRTSGKTSINGRTFTIVSVIVLIVFAIVWLIPSLFALKTSLTDNGTAALGATNILKDWNPTLHSYASFFQAGDIWNWYFASGFTSVVTAILTVLFASMAAFALSRLKFRGQNVVFLLIILGIMIPGQVLIVPIFQELNATNLLNTYWSVIFPQVPAVIAVFIFKQFFDGIPKELEEAARIDGAGIWKVYWSVVMPLSRPVIAAVTILTFVGVWNNLLLPLFVLSNPNLMTIPVGLATVQGSYGLRYADIQAGALLAALPLIILYLIFQRQIVEGVTGSGLKG, encoded by the coding sequence ATGTCGACCACCACCGCACCCTCCCGGCGCAAGTCGCCGGTCTCCGCCGCGGCACCCGCCGCCGGCCGCACCAGCGGCAAGACCTCGATCAACGGCCGCACCTTCACCATCGTCTCGGTGATCGTGCTGATCGTGTTCGCGATCGTCTGGCTGATCCCGAGCCTGTTCGCCCTCAAGACGTCGCTGACCGACAACGGCACGGCGGCGCTGGGAGCCACGAACATCCTCAAGGACTGGAACCCGACGCTGCACTCGTACGCGTCGTTCTTCCAGGCCGGAGACATCTGGAACTGGTACTTCGCCTCGGGCTTCACGTCGGTCGTCACGGCGATCCTGACGGTGCTGTTCGCGTCGATGGCCGCGTTCGCGCTGTCGAGGCTGAAGTTCCGCGGGCAGAACGTCGTGTTCCTGCTGATCATCCTGGGCATCATGATCCCCGGTCAGGTGCTGATCGTGCCGATCTTCCAGGAGCTGAACGCCACCAACCTGCTGAACACCTACTGGTCGGTGATCTTCCCGCAGGTGCCCGCCGTGATCGCGGTGTTCATCTTCAAGCAGTTCTTCGACGGGATTCCGAAGGAGCTCGAGGAGGCCGCCCGCATCGACGGCGCCGGCATCTGGAAGGTCTACTGGTCGGTCGTCATGCCGCTGTCGCGCCCCGTGATCGCGGCCGTGACGATCCTGACCTTCGTCGGCGTCTGGAACAACCTGCTGCTGCCGCTGTTCGTGCTGTCGAACCCTAACCTCATGACGATCCCGGTCGGGCTCGCCACGGTGCAGGGCTCGTACGGCCTCCGCTACGCCGACATCCAGGCCGGCGCGCTGCTGGCCGCCCTGCCGCTGATCATCCTGTACCTGATCTTCCAGCGGCAGATCGTCGAGGGCGTCACCGGC
- a CDS encoding amino acid ABC transporter ATP-binding protein, with translation MSAQDPGVARGDASPAGAVLELRGIRKSFGHQPVLRGIDLTLHPHEVIAVIGASGSGKSTLLKTVNLLEGIDDGQILVKGDDISDPRIDVDAARAKIGVVFQQFNLFPHLSVIDNVTLALRKVHGVPRAEAEETGHRLLERIGLGQFATAYPDRLSGGQQQRVAIVRAIAHTPELILLDEVTSALDPQLVGEVLDLVTELKEQGATILMTTHEMSFARHVADRIVFLHRGEIVEQGAPADLLDSPQHPALQEFLARVAR, from the coding sequence ATGAGCGCGCAGGATCCGGGGGTCGCTCGCGGCGACGCCTCCCCGGCCGGCGCCGTCCTCGAGCTCCGCGGCATCCGCAAGTCGTTCGGCCACCAGCCCGTCCTCCGAGGCATCGACCTCACCCTGCACCCCCACGAGGTCATCGCCGTGATCGGCGCCTCGGGGTCGGGCAAGTCGACGCTGCTCAAGACCGTCAACCTCCTCGAGGGCATCGACGACGGGCAGATCCTGGTCAAGGGCGACGACATCAGCGATCCGCGCATCGACGTCGACGCCGCCCGGGCGAAGATCGGCGTCGTCTTCCAGCAGTTCAACCTCTTCCCGCACCTTTCGGTCATCGACAACGTCACCCTGGCCCTGCGGAAGGTGCACGGGGTGCCACGAGCGGAGGCCGAGGAGACGGGTCACCGGCTCCTGGAGCGCATCGGTCTCGGGCAGTTCGCCACCGCCTACCCCGACCGGCTCTCGGGCGGACAGCAGCAGCGTGTAGCCATCGTGCGGGCCATCGCGCACACTCCCGAGCTGATCCTGCTCGACGAGGTGACCAGCGCCCTCGACCCGCAGCTCGTGGGCGAGGTGCTCGACCTCGTCACCGAGCTGAAAGAGCAGGGGGCGACGATCCTCATGACGACACACGAGATGTCGTTCGCGCGCCACGTCGCCGATCGCATCGTGTTCCTCCACCGCGGCGAGATCGTCGAGCAGGGCGCTCCGGCCGACCTGCTCGACTCGCCGCAGCACCCGGCACTGCAGGAGTTCCTGGCGCGCGTCGCCCGCTGA
- a CDS encoding sugar ABC transporter substrate-binding protein — MAPRNPATFTRRALFGGGLAAAGSLALAGCATSPVASGLVGSKLNPSQLIYWNLFGGGDGTRMQAMEAGYEKLHGGAASLQATTFAWGNPYYSKLTLATVGNQPPDVAISHLTRAKPLYDGNIIEPITEADLASVGLSSSDFNPKTWAAQKTDGNNIAIPLDTHPIVMFFNTAVAKKAGLLDSDGKLKNLDGMDTFESALAAVSKVTGGPAITVANVSETATPWRVFWTFYNQIKGVTPFLSNNGADLSVDEDAFNTVTSRIQSWVKKGWLNKGLDYAGAESDLFTGKTGFYLEGEWEITTAEAVKGLKFGMVPIPTIYDKAANQADSHTFILPRKNRTPAERKQHLLFIKQMLAQSQTWAMGGHIPAYLPTFNSTAYKKLEPQADYASAATAAVYDDPAWYGGSGSTFENTVGAQLGLIQQLAVSPQGAMDAIKSQLKVYLNTPSPL; from the coding sequence ATGGCACCGAGAAATCCCGCCACTTTCACACGACGAGCACTGTTCGGAGGAGGCCTGGCCGCCGCTGGGAGCCTCGCGCTCGCCGGTTGCGCGACCAGCCCGGTCGCCTCCGGCCTCGTCGGCAGCAAGCTGAACCCCAGCCAGCTCATCTACTGGAACCTCTTCGGCGGCGGCGACGGCACCCGCATGCAGGCGATGGAGGCCGGCTACGAGAAGCTCCACGGCGGAGCGGCGTCGCTGCAGGCGACCACGTTCGCCTGGGGCAACCCGTACTACTCCAAGCTCACCCTCGCCACGGTCGGCAACCAGCCGCCGGACGTCGCGATCTCGCACCTCACCCGGGCGAAGCCGCTCTACGACGGCAACATCATCGAGCCGATCACCGAGGCCGACCTCGCCTCGGTCGGGCTGTCGTCGAGCGACTTCAACCCGAAGACCTGGGCGGCGCAGAAGACCGACGGCAACAACATCGCGATCCCGCTCGACACGCACCCGATCGTCATGTTCTTCAACACCGCCGTGGCGAAGAAGGCGGGCCTGCTCGACTCGGACGGCAAGCTCAAGAACCTCGACGGCATGGACACCTTCGAGTCGGCCCTCGCCGCCGTGTCGAAGGTGACCGGCGGCCCCGCGATCACCGTCGCGAACGTCTCCGAGACGGCGACCCCGTGGCGCGTCTTCTGGACCTTCTACAACCAGATCAAGGGGGTCACTCCGTTCCTCTCGAACAACGGCGCCGACCTCTCCGTCGACGAGGACGCCTTCAACACCGTCACCAGCCGCATCCAGTCGTGGGTCAAGAAGGGCTGGCTGAACAAGGGCCTCGACTACGCAGGAGCCGAGTCTGACCTGTTCACGGGCAAGACCGGCTTCTACCTCGAGGGCGAGTGGGAGATCACCACCGCCGAGGCGGTCAAGGGTCTCAAGTTCGGCATGGTGCCGATCCCGACCATCTACGACAAGGCCGCCAACCAGGCGGACTCGCACACGTTCATCCTGCCCCGGAAGAACCGGACCCCTGCCGAGCGCAAGCAGCACCTGCTCTTCATCAAGCAGATGCTCGCCCAGAGCCAGACCTGGGCCATGGGCGGCCACATCCCCGCCTACCTGCCGACGTTCAACAGCACCGCCTACAAGAAGCTCGAGCCGCAGGCCGACTACGCCTCGGCCGCCACCGCGGCGGTCTACGACGACCCGGCCTGGTACGGCGGCTCGGGATCGACGTTCGAGAACACCGTCGGCGCGCAGCTCGGTCTGATCCAGCAGCTCGCCGTCTCGCCGCAGGGCGCGATGGACGCCATCAAGAGCCAGCTCAAGGTCTACCTCAACACGCCGAGCCCGCTGTGA
- a CDS encoding amino acid ABC transporter permease: MTSPAGAPVASAGAAIPSQIELERRLYRRARGRRSILISLGSSLVVIVIVWLGVVNTPGWAAVQESFFDPKVAGQYFPGILLGLWLNIRILFFAAIGVGVFATLLAVVRGLQSPVFFPLRILATGYTDLFRGLPLIIVLYLVGFGIPGLGITPRLPPEVWGTIAIILTYSAYVAEVLRAGMEAVHPSQRLAARSLGLSHVQTLRLVVLPQGLRKVTPALMNDFVSMQKDVGLVSILGAIDAVRQASIDVSEAANFTPYVVAGLLFVVISLPLIRVTDSLARRQQQREQIGGLV; this comes from the coding sequence GTGACGTCGCCCGCCGGAGCACCGGTCGCGTCGGCCGGAGCAGCCATCCCCAGCCAGATCGAGCTGGAGCGGCGCCTCTACCGTCGCGCCCGCGGCAGGCGCTCGATCCTGATCAGCCTGGGGTCGTCGCTGGTCGTGATCGTCATCGTCTGGCTCGGCGTCGTGAACACGCCGGGCTGGGCGGCGGTGCAGGAGTCGTTCTTCGACCCGAAGGTTGCCGGGCAATACTTCCCGGGCATCCTGCTGGGCCTGTGGCTGAACATCCGCATCCTGTTCTTCGCCGCCATCGGGGTCGGCGTCTTCGCGACGCTCCTCGCCGTGGTCCGCGGCCTGCAGAGCCCGGTGTTCTTCCCCCTGCGGATCCTCGCGACCGGCTACACCGACCTCTTCCGCGGCCTGCCGCTCATCATCGTGCTGTACCTCGTCGGCTTCGGGATCCCCGGTCTCGGGATCACGCCGCGCCTGCCACCCGAGGTGTGGGGCACGATCGCGATCATCCTGACCTACTCGGCCTACGTGGCGGAGGTGCTCCGGGCCGGCATGGAGGCCGTGCACCCCTCGCAGCGTCTCGCCGCGAGGTCGCTCGGCCTCAGCCACGTGCAGACCCTCCGCCTGGTCGTGCTCCCGCAGGGACTCCGCAAGGTGACTCCGGCCCTCATGAACGACTTCGTCTCGATGCAGAAAGACGTCGGGCTCGTCTCGATCCTCGGGGCGATCGACGCCGTCCGGCAGGCGTCGATCGACGTCTCGGAGGCCGCGAACTTCACGCCGTACGTCGTCGCCGGGCTCCTGTTCGTCGTCATCAGCCTGCCGCTGATCCGTGTCACCGACTCGCTGGCGAGGCGTCAGCAGCAGCGCGAGCAGATCGGCGGGCTGGTATGA